Proteins encoded by one window of Chryseobacterium foetidum:
- the gndA gene encoding NADP-dependent phosphogluconate dehydrogenase — protein MEKYNYGVIGLGVMGRNLLYNIADHGFSVAGFDLDEEKVIELRNGVAEGTKVIGSVSLEEFVIGLDIPRKIILMVPAGKPVDAVLESITPFLSPKDVVIDAGNSYFKDTERRIDDLASKNLHFMGMGVSGGEQGARRGPSIMPGGDLEAFNLVKPMLEKISAKVNGEPCTAYMGKGASGNYVKMVHNGIEYAIMQLISEAYDLLRKGANLNNDQLYEVFKKWNEGEMNSFLIEITRDIFKQKDDLTDGFLVDQILDRAGAKGTGKWTSEQAMEIGVSIPTIDIAVTSRILSAYKTERTQASKLYSKEKIASPENTELFIKEVGDALYLATLISYAQGLALLVKASEEYQFETPLKDVVKIWRGGCIIRSVLLEKFYKAYVENPELPNILLDKEISDIVKSKVKSLRNTASFAVSNGIPSLGIQSALGYFDAYTTDSLPVNLIQAQRDYFGAHTYQRVDREGVFHTFWNTDNN, from the coding sequence ATGGAAAAGTATAATTACGGGGTCATTGGTCTCGGCGTAATGGGGAGAAATCTGCTTTATAATATTGCTGATCATGGTTTTTCTGTAGCAGGATTCGATTTAGATGAAGAAAAAGTCATTGAGCTCAGAAATGGAGTGGCTGAAGGAACAAAGGTTATCGGGTCTGTTTCTCTGGAAGAATTTGTAATAGGTCTGGACATTCCTAGGAAAATTATTCTGATGGTTCCTGCAGGTAAGCCGGTAGATGCTGTTCTAGAAAGTATTACACCGTTTCTCAGCCCGAAAGATGTCGTAATTGATGCAGGGAATTCTTATTTTAAAGATACTGAAAGACGTATTGACGATTTAGCTTCTAAGAATCTGCATTTTATGGGAATGGGGGTTTCCGGAGGTGAGCAGGGCGCAAGAAGAGGACCGAGTATCATGCCCGGAGGTGATTTGGAAGCCTTCAACCTGGTTAAACCAATGCTGGAAAAGATTTCAGCAAAAGTAAATGGTGAACCCTGTACAGCTTACATGGGAAAAGGTGCTTCCGGAAATTATGTGAAAATGGTTCATAACGGTATCGAATACGCCATTATGCAATTAATCAGTGAGGCTTACGATCTGCTGAGAAAAGGTGCAAACCTAAACAACGATCAGCTATACGAAGTTTTTAAAAAATGGAATGAAGGAGAGATGAATTCTTTCCTCATAGAAATTACCAGAGATATTTTTAAACAGAAAGATGATTTGACAGACGGTTTTCTCGTCGATCAGATTTTAGATAGAGCCGGAGCAAAAGGAACAGGAAAATGGACTTCTGAGCAGGCAATGGAAATCGGCGTTTCAATCCCTACAATCGACATTGCTGTAACGTCAAGAATTTTATCTGCCTATAAAACTGAGCGTACTCAGGCGTCTAAATTATATTCAAAAGAAAAAATTGCAAGTCCTGAGAATACAGAATTGTTTATTAAAGAAGTTGGTGATGCATTGTATCTGGCTACTTTAATAAGTTATGCTCAAGGTCTTGCTTTATTGGTTAAAGCTTCGGAAGAATATCAGTTTGAAACTCCTTTGAAAGATGTTGTGAAAATCTGGAGAGGCGGTTGCATTATCCGTTCTGTTTTATTAGAAAAATTCTATAAAGCTTACGTTGAAAATCCAGAATTACCTAATATTCTTTTAGATAAAGAAATTTCCGATATCGTAAAATCTAAAGTTAAATCTTTGCGAAACACTGCATCCTTCGCTGTTTCAAATGGAATCCCAAGCCTGGGAATTCAATCTGCATTAGGTTATTTTGATGCCTACACAACAGATAGTTTACCTGTGAATCTTATTCAGGCACAGCGCGATTATTTCGGGGCACACACGTATCAAAGAGTAGATAGAGAAGGTGTTTTTCACACATTCTGGAACACAGATAATAATTAA
- the zwf gene encoding glucose-6-phosphate dehydrogenase yields MSDNTILHPTTIVIFGATGDLAKRKLFPAFYNLYIDGRMPKGFNILALGRAENTDEKFRSYVKENLESFSRRSIASEDWAGFQAHISYFQHQLDEESSYQNLYQKLESFDKVYGMRGNRLFYLSIAPNFVSVISNHIKNTSIASDPAKDRIIIEKPFGHNKESAIELNNLLSQTFQEEQIYRIDHYLGKETVQNILAFRFGNSIFEPLWNQRHIESIQITVAEEVGVETRAGFYEQTGALRDMIQNHLLQILCMVAMEPPVSLESGEIRDRKVDVLKSIRRISPEKVDHYAVRGQYGRGKVNGLKVNGYRQEEGIAPDSNTETFVAIKFYLDNERWESVPFYVRTGKKMKEKHSYITIQFKPLPHSAFSESTSLLSANRLIINIQPQMDIRLQFMSKKPGLSLELKPVEMIFDNFACQTDTPEAYETLLLEALVGDLTLFMRSDQVEEAWDVVKTIQETWEKTKDSSFPNYEAGSWGPDDSNALVERQGNQWV; encoded by the coding sequence ATGAGCGACAATACAATCCTGCACCCAACCACTATTGTAATTTTTGGTGCGACTGGAGATTTGGCAAAAAGAAAGCTTTTTCCTGCATTTTATAATTTGTATATTGATGGCAGAATGCCGAAGGGCTTCAATATTTTAGCTTTGGGAAGAGCCGAAAATACAGATGAAAAATTCAGATCTTACGTTAAAGAAAATCTTGAGAGTTTTTCAAGAAGGAGTATAGCATCGGAAGACTGGGCCGGGTTTCAGGCGCACATCAGCTATTTTCAGCATCAACTGGACGAAGAAAGTTCCTACCAAAATTTATATCAGAAACTGGAAAGTTTTGATAAAGTGTACGGAATGAGAGGGAACAGGCTGTTCTATCTTTCTATTGCACCGAACTTTGTATCAGTTATTTCAAATCATATCAAAAATACATCGATCGCTTCCGATCCGGCAAAAGACCGAATTATTATAGAAAAGCCTTTTGGTCACAATAAAGAGTCTGCTATAGAACTGAATAATCTACTTTCTCAAACCTTTCAGGAAGAGCAGATTTACCGTATCGATCATTATTTAGGAAAGGAAACGGTTCAGAATATTTTAGCATTCAGGTTCGGAAATTCAATTTTTGAGCCTTTATGGAACCAAAGACATATCGAATCTATTCAAATCACTGTCGCAGAAGAAGTTGGAGTAGAAACGAGAGCTGGATTTTATGAGCAAACGGGTGCTTTGCGAGACATGATTCAGAATCATCTTTTACAGATTCTCTGCATGGTTGCCATGGAACCACCGGTTTCACTGGAGTCTGGTGAAATCAGAGACCGTAAAGTGGATGTTTTAAAATCAATCCGCAGAATTTCGCCCGAAAAAGTAGATCATTATGCTGTTCGGGGCCAATATGGAAGAGGTAAAGTAAATGGATTAAAAGTAAACGGCTACCGCCAGGAAGAAGGAATTGCACCTGATTCAAATACAGAAACCTTTGTGGCCATTAAATTTTATTTAGATAATGAAAGATGGGAAAGCGTTCCTTTCTACGTTCGCACCGGAAAGAAAATGAAGGAAAAGCATTCTTACATTACCATTCAGTTTAAACCGCTCCCTCATTCTGCATTTTCAGAAAGTACATCTCTTCTGTCTGCTAACCGGTTGATTATAAATATTCAGCCACAAATGGATATCAGGCTACAGTTCATGTCAAAAAAACCCGGACTTTCATTAGAATTGAAACCCGTGGAAATGATCTTTGATAATTTTGCATGTCAGACCGATACTCCGGAAGCTTACGAAACGCTTCTTTTAGAGGCACTTGTAGGTGATCTTACATTGTTCATGCGTTCTGATCAGGTAGAGGAAGCTTGGGATGTTGTAAAAACAATTCAGGAAACATGGGAAAAAACGAAAGATTCATCTTTCCCGAATTACGAAGCAGGAAGCTGGGGTCCCGATGACAGCAATGCTTTGGTTGAGAGACAGGGAAATCAGTGGGTTTAA
- the pgl gene encoding 6-phosphogluconolactonase — MKTTIFDNLDALYKKSADTFVELSEKSIQKHGKFTVALSGGSSPKAIFSLLATPEYAGKIEWNKVYFFWVDERWVSLDDEKSNYKMTLETLLSKVPVTENQVFPMYKDGVEPEDYAKEYEAQIRNVLGDEGIFDFILLGMGDDGHTASLFPGETVLHEKKKWVDAYFLKPQEMYRITLTEPIINKAENVLIVTFGQSKKHALNEVLNGAYHPELYPLQLIEKKESVQIFTDEEATN; from the coding sequence ATGAAAACTACGATATTTGATAATCTGGATGCATTATACAAAAAGTCAGCAGATACTTTTGTTGAACTTTCAGAAAAGTCTATCCAAAAACATGGGAAGTTTACAGTTGCATTAAGTGGTGGCTCTTCTCCAAAAGCCATTTTCAGTTTATTGGCGACTCCGGAATATGCCGGTAAAATAGAATGGAACAAAGTATATTTTTTCTGGGTAGATGAAAGATGGGTTTCTTTGGATGATGAAAAAAGCAATTACAAAATGACTCTGGAAACGCTTTTATCTAAAGTTCCGGTAACTGAAAACCAGGTTTTTCCAATGTACAAAGATGGAGTTGAACCTGAAGATTATGCAAAAGAATATGAAGCGCAAATCCGAAATGTTTTAGGCGATGAAGGTATTTTTGATTTTATTCTTTTAGGAATGGGCGATGATGGTCATACGGCTTCATTATTTCCAGGTGAAACGGTTTTACATGAAAAGAAAAAATGGGTTGATGCCTATTTTCTCAAACCTCAGGAAATGTACAGAATCACTTTGACTGAGCCCATCATCAATAAAGCTGAAAATGTTTTGATTGTCACCTTTGGTCAATCTAAAAAACATGCTCTGAATGAAGTTTTAAATGGAGCGTATCATCCTGAATTATATCCGCTCCAGTTAATTGAAAAGAAAGAAAGTGTACAGATTTTTACTGACGAAGAAGCAACAAATTAA
- a CDS encoding hydrolase has translation MKKLILTFATVVLSVTAFAQKAGTTMLNPTNHALVLIDHEGQMAFATKNISMEELRNNVALIAGGSKIFNVPTVVTTVAEKSFAGPVFPEISAVYPEATSGYVDRTTMNTWEDVNAHKAITGKNKKKLVLAGLWTSVCIVGPALSAIDEGYEVYIITDASGDISKDAHDQAVTRMVQAGARPITSVQYVLELQRDWSRKETYKPVNDLMKKYGGAYGLGIQYAQDMLKH, from the coding sequence ATGAAAAAGTTAATCTTAACATTCGCAACAGTAGTATTATCAGTAACAGCATTCGCTCAAAAAGCAGGAACTACAATGCTAAACCCAACCAATCACGCTTTGGTATTAATTGACCACGAGGGACAGATGGCATTCGCAACCAAAAACATCAGTATGGAAGAACTGAGAAACAATGTTGCATTGATTGCAGGCGGTTCAAAAATCTTCAATGTTCCTACAGTTGTAACAACTGTTGCGGAAAAGTCATTCGCCGGTCCTGTTTTTCCGGAAATTTCAGCCGTTTATCCTGAAGCAACCAGTGGATATGTAGACAGAACCACGATGAACACGTGGGAAGATGTAAATGCTCACAAAGCCATCACAGGAAAAAACAAAAAGAAACTGGTTTTGGCTGGTCTGTGGACGAGCGTTTGTATCGTAGGCCCGGCTCTATCGGCAATCGACGAAGGTTATGAAGTGTACATCATTACAGATGCTTCGGGTGATATTTCAAAAGATGCTCACGACCAGGCAGTTACAAGAATGGTTCAGGCAGGTGCAAGACCGATTACCTCAGTTCAGTATGTTCTTGAATTACAGAGAGATTGGTCCAGAAAAGAAACATACAAACCTGTAAATGATTTAATGAAAAAATATGGTGGTGCTTACGGATTGGGAATTCAGTACGCTCAGGATATGCTTAAACATTAA
- a CDS encoding amidohydrolase, protein MKPLHKILFSLVLGAGLFNAQKADLIVTNGKITTMDDKNPEVQAVAIKDNKIFQTGTNAQILKLKGSATKIIDAKGNRVIPGLFDSHLHVIRGGRFYNTELRWDGVKTLKRALEMLKEQSQRTPKGQWVRVIGGWNEYQFEEKRLPTLAEINEATGDVPAFVMYLYGKAWLNKSGLKQLNINGETPNPAQGLIEKDYNGDPTGLLVAEPNAFILYSTLAKLPELTEAEKENSTLQYMTELNSLGVTAVMDAGGGFQNFPDDYGTTDALNKKGKITVRLPYYLFAQKKGSELSDYTKWTGMVDIDDHGHNDHNGIDYHVNGGGENLVSDGADFENFLFPRPELPATMEKSMKEVVSLLVKKRWPFRIHATYNESITRFLNVIEEVNRETPLNGLVWFFDHAETVSEDNMKRIKALNGGIAVQHRMAYQGESFIHRYGKKAALASPPVKKMLEMGIPVGLGTDGTRVASYNPWVALYWITSGKTLGGTQVMAKENALDRKTALSLSTFGGYELIKDYEKGKIKKGYFADLTILDKDYFSVDEEQIKNITSKLTIVDGKVVYGDETYKTISPAVLPVLPEWSPVKYYGGYQTK, encoded by the coding sequence ATGAAACCACTCCATAAAATTCTATTCTCATTGGTCTTAGGTGCCGGATTGTTTAACGCTCAGAAAGCAGATTTAATAGTAACGAACGGAAAAATCACCACAATGGATGATAAAAATCCGGAAGTTCAGGCGGTTGCCATCAAAGACAACAAAATTTTCCAGACCGGAACAAATGCTCAGATTTTAAAACTAAAAGGAAGCGCTACAAAAATCATTGATGCTAAAGGAAACCGTGTGATTCCTGGATTGTTTGACAGTCATTTGCATGTCATCCGTGGTGGAAGATTTTACAATACAGAACTTCGCTGGGACGGTGTGAAAACTTTGAAAAGAGCTTTGGAAATGTTAAAAGAGCAGTCTCAGAGAACACCAAAAGGGCAGTGGGTAAGAGTGATCGGAGGCTGGAATGAATATCAGTTTGAAGAAAAAAGACTGCCGACTTTAGCAGAAATCAACGAAGCGACAGGCGATGTTCCGGCTTTTGTAATGTATCTCTACGGAAAAGCTTGGCTGAATAAATCAGGTTTAAAACAATTAAACATCAATGGTGAAACGCCAAATCCGGCTCAGGGTTTAATTGAAAAAGACTACAACGGCGACCCGACAGGTCTTTTGGTTGCAGAGCCAAACGCATTTATTCTATACTCAACTTTGGCAAAATTGCCTGAGCTGACCGAAGCGGAAAAAGAAAATTCAACGCTTCAATATATGACTGAACTGAATAGTCTTGGCGTGACGGCGGTAATGGATGCTGGCGGTGGTTTTCAAAACTTCCCTGATGATTACGGAACGACGGATGCGTTGAATAAAAAAGGAAAAATTACGGTTCGTTTGCCTTATTATCTGTTTGCCCAAAAGAAAGGTTCAGAATTATCTGACTATACAAAATGGACAGGAATGGTAGATATAGATGACCACGGGCACAACGACCACAACGGTATTGATTATCATGTGAATGGTGGCGGTGAAAATCTGGTTTCGGATGGTGCAGATTTCGAGAATTTCCTTTTCCCAAGACCAGAATTACCTGCAACAATGGAGAAAAGTATGAAAGAAGTCGTAAGTCTTTTGGTGAAAAAAAGATGGCCATTCAGAATTCACGCAACTTATAATGAAAGCATCACAAGATTTTTAAACGTCATCGAAGAAGTGAATAGAGAAACGCCCTTGAACGGATTGGTCTGGTTCTTTGACCACGCGGAAACAGTTTCTGAAGACAACATGAAACGCATCAAAGCTTTAAACGGGGGAATTGCAGTACAACACAGAATGGCGTATCAGGGTGAAAGTTTCATCCACCGTTATGGGAAAAAGGCTGCGTTGGCTTCTCCACCAGTCAAGAAAATGCTGGAAATGGGAATTCCTGTAGGATTGGGAACAGACGGAACCAGAGTCGCAAGTTATAATCCGTGGGTGGCTTTGTACTGGATAACTTCAGGGAAAACTTTGGGCGGAACTCAGGTCATGGCCAAAGAAAATGCTCTTGACAGAAAAACAGCTTTATCGCTTTCCACTTTTGGAGGATATGAATTGATAAAGGATTATGAAAAAGGAAAAATCAAAAAAGGATATTTCGCAGACCTTACGATTTTAGATAAAGATTATTTCAGTGTTGATGAAGAACAAATCAAAAACATTACTTCAAAATTAACTATTGTTGACGGAAAAGTGGTTTATGGAGACGAAACCTACAAAACAATTTCTCCAGCTGTACTTCCGGTTCTTCCGGAATGGTCTCCTGTAAAATATTACGGCGGATATCAAACGAAATAA
- a CDS encoding alginate export family protein: MKKLNLILFIAQIFLSINVSAQFKLMRFDENYSTYKDSADTFYNSIKYIPLSEKNNNKYLSLGGEARAEFVHFENEDWGRLGIGSNPFFIQRYTVHADLHLGSRVRVFGQLRSAWENGRKNGPRPIDEDHLNVQNLFIDVDAIKNEKEKLTVRAGRQELDYGSGRLISVREGPNLRLYFDGLKLMYKRGNFKSDAFMMMASEIGTGVFDNKPSRSVNLWGSYNTLALPKSGNLEFYYLGIHRKETRFEDGTGDETRHTLGGRFYRYGGGFIYNFEGAYQFGNFNKGTISAWTASADIGYLFENVKGKPTINLRNDYISGDRNRGDGKLGTFNPLYPKGGYFGFNPQIGPVNLIDIHPYATVDLNSKMTVQADVVFNWRYSLHDGVYRPSGSLNLTSMNSKKKYIGTAFLGSFNYKINKSFTFNTGIQYFKTGEFVDDIIENDKDGLFINSRIVFKF; this comes from the coding sequence ATGAAAAAGCTAAATCTAATATTATTTATCGCTCAGATTTTTCTTTCGATAAATGTCTCCGCACAATTTAAACTGATGAGGTTTGATGAAAATTATTCCACATACAAAGATTCTGCAGACACATTTTATAATTCCATCAAATACATTCCGCTTTCCGAAAAAAATAACAATAAATATTTATCATTAGGCGGAGAGGCGAGGGCGGAATTTGTTCATTTTGAAAACGAAGACTGGGGAAGACTGGGAATTGGAAGCAACCCGTTTTTTATCCAGAGATATACGGTTCATGCAGATTTGCATTTAGGTTCACGAGTAAGAGTTTTCGGACAGTTGCGGAGTGCGTGGGAAAATGGCAGAAAAAACGGACCGAGACCGATTGACGAAGACCATCTGAATGTTCAGAACCTTTTCATAGACGTGGATGCCATTAAAAATGAAAAAGAAAAACTGACCGTTCGTGCCGGAAGACAAGAACTGGATTACGGAAGTGGAAGATTAATTTCAGTTCGTGAAGGTCCGAACTTAAGACTCTATTTTGACGGACTGAAACTGATGTACAAAAGAGGAAACTTCAAATCGGATGCTTTTATGATGATGGCGAGTGAAATCGGTACTGGAGTTTTTGATAACAAACCTTCTAGATCGGTCAATCTTTGGGGAAGTTACAACACTTTAGCTCTTCCGAAAAGTGGAAATCTGGAATTCTATTATTTAGGAATTCACCGCAAGGAAACCCGTTTTGAAGATGGAACAGGCGATGAAACCAGACATACTTTGGGCGGAAGATTTTACAGATACGGCGGTGGTTTTATTTACAACTTTGAAGGAGCTTATCAGTTCGGGAATTTCAATAAAGGAACCATCAGCGCGTGGACCGCTTCTGCAGACATCGGATATCTATTCGAAAATGTGAAAGGAAAACCGACCATTAATCTTCGCAACGATTATATTTCCGGAGACCGAAACAGAGGAGACGGAAAATTGGGAACGTTCAATCCATTATATCCAAAAGGGGGTTACTTCGGATTTAATCCGCAAATCGGACCTGTGAATTTAATTGACATTCATCCATACGCAACGGTTGATTTAAACAGCAAAATGACGGTTCAGGCCGATGTGGTTTTCAACTGGAGATATTCTTTACATGACGGCGTTTACAGACCGAGCGGTTCTCTGAATCTAACTTCAATGAATTCTAAAAAGAAATACATCGGGACAGCTTTCCTCGGAAGCTTTAATTATAAAATCAATAAATCTTTTACCTTCAACACCGGAATTCAGTACTTCAAAACCGGAGAGTTTGTAGACGATATTATTGAAAATGACAAAGATGGTCTTTTTATTAATTCAAGAATTGTATTCAAATTTTAA
- a CDS encoding M17 family peptidase N-terminal domain-containing protein produces the protein MKNILQNTIKRSLLIAGLVFSTLTFAQTTTANSSATPAKIGTSKNWGSVDGISMIGLVQGPSSADAQLQMACVFEYTDNDIHSAQALPANLNGLVHLDEALKGEFTKIRQSGQFKGHSLETLLISPPKGSMSAKKLLLIGLGDRNKFTPELMTSVGEVAAREAMRLGVTNFAFASDLKDAGIDSPTALVAGNVVKGIVMANRSEIYLKEHKLSETKKLEKVYLLAGPSFFEGAGGGIQAAIAEVKKR, from the coding sequence ATGAAAAATATACTACAGAATACAATAAAGAGATCATTATTAATTGCAGGATTGGTTTTCTCGACTTTAACTTTCGCACAAACTACAACAGCGAATTCTTCTGCAACTCCTGCAAAAATCGGAACATCCAAAAACTGGGGCTCAGTGGATGGTATTTCTATGATAGGATTGGTTCAGGGACCTTCTTCAGCCGACGCTCAATTGCAGATGGCCTGTGTTTTTGAATATACAGATAACGACATCCACAGCGCTCAGGCATTGCCCGCAAACCTGAACGGATTGGTTCATCTGGATGAAGCTTTGAAAGGTGAATTCACCAAAATCAGACAGTCGGGTCAGTTCAAAGGCCATTCTTTGGAAACTCTTTTGATTTCTCCTCCAAAAGGTTCTATGTCTGCAAAAAAACTATTGCTGATTGGTTTGGGAGACCGTAACAAATTCACTCCGGAACTGATGACTTCAGTAGGAGAAGTTGCAGCCCGTGAAGCAATGAGACTGGGCGTAACCAATTTTGCCTTTGCAAGCGACTTAAAAGATGCCGGAATTGATTCTCCAACGGCTTTGGTAGCAGGAAATGTGGTAAAAGGTATTGTCATGGCTAACCGTTCAGAAATTTATTTAAAAGAACACAAACTTTCCGAAACAAAAAAACTTGAAAAAGTATATCTGTTGGCTGGTCCGTCTTTCTTTGAAGGTGCAGGTGGTGGGATTCAGGCTGCGATTGCGGAAGTTAAAAAGAGGTAA